A window from Tenuifilum sp. 4138str encodes these proteins:
- a CDS encoding SH3 domain-containing protein, which produces MAYLLQSDTFALEMVWDIMSYKSTWYILLLFCLFALTACVKPGNYGMRDRYVVTTRSLYVRTAPSTVSEIIGTLGQGDTVVAVVSDKYWIMVRNGYATGYVSTDYLSKIEYPSTPKFLKLIERLANWQNWYFWVITIALLFIWVIAEELVIEAKQFLKKRHDFNIKEVIVSYVTFFVVGLLSGIIYIYWKDYFIESITKGISANSFGTDIVTISIWIQLSLLAISILYDYLGSIFKTGLRFGTLLSFMDFLFGLFIFSTTFFLVIALSYYAIVFMIVFFTSRYIHVVYQNGIKHRLRK; this is translated from the coding sequence ATGGCCTATTTGTTGCAAAGTGATACATTTGCATTGGAAATGGTTTGGGACATAATGAGCTACAAGTCAACTTGGTATATTTTACTCCTATTTTGCCTATTCGCCCTAACGGCATGTGTTAAACCAGGAAATTATGGCATGCGCGACAGGTATGTAGTAACTACCCGTTCGCTATACGTACGCACTGCACCATCAACCGTATCGGAGATAATTGGCACCCTTGGGCAGGGTGATACCGTAGTTGCAGTGGTATCGGATAAATACTGGATTATGGTGCGGAATGGGTATGCAACCGGTTACGTTTCCACCGATTACCTAAGTAAAATTGAGTATCCCAGCACACCTAAATTTTTGAAGCTAATTGAGCGTTTAGCGAACTGGCAAAATTGGTACTTCTGGGTTATAACCATTGCACTACTGTTTATCTGGGTTATAGCCGAAGAGCTTGTAATAGAAGCAAAACAGTTTTTAAAGAAACGACACGATTTTAATATCAAGGAGGTTATTGTGTCGTACGTAACTTTTTTTGTGGTTGGCCTACTATCGGGCATCATTTACATTTACTGGAAGGATTATTTCATTGAGAGTATAACAAAAGGTATTTCGGCTAACAGTTTTGGAACTGACATCGTTACCATCTCCATATGGATTCAATTATCGCTTTTGGCAATCAGCATACTTTATGATTACCTCGGCTCCATTTTCAAAACCGGCTTAAGGTTTGGAACATTACTTTCATTTATGGACTTTCTGTTTGGGTTATTCATTTTTTCAACCACATTTTTCCTTGTTATAGCCTTAAGCTACTACGCAATTGTGTTTATGATTGTATTTTTCACTTCGCGATACATACATGTGGTTTACCAGAATGGTATTAAACACAGGTTACGGAAATAG
- the nuoE gene encoding NADH-quinone oxidoreductase subunit NuoE: MTDTKELVKNLADKYGRSRESLIPILQGVVQEERYISSEAMTEIARELDMSAAKVYGTATFYSFLDTQPRGKFVIRVCRTISCAMKGKNLIIQELEDMLKIKVGETTSNRKFSLLETNCLGWCHKGPAMLINDEAYTELTPEKVREIINEYMKK, translated from the coding sequence ATGACGGATACCAAGGAATTAGTGAAAAATCTTGCCGACAAGTACGGTCGGTCAAGGGAGAGCTTGATACCCATTCTTCAGGGTGTGGTTCAGGAGGAGCGCTACATTTCAAGTGAGGCAATGACTGAAATTGCCCGTGAACTCGACATGTCAGCCGCCAAAGTATATGGAACGGCAACTTTCTACTCCTTCCTCGATACTCAGCCCCGGGGAAAGTTTGTAATTAGGGTATGCAGAACCATTTCGTGCGCCATGAAAGGCAAAAACCTTATCATCCAGGAGCTCGAGGATATGCTCAAGATTAAGGTGGGGGAAACAACTTCGAACCGTAAGTTCTCGTTACTCGAAACAAACTGCTTGGGTTGGTGCCATAAGGGACCCGCTATGCTCATTAACGACGAGGCTTACACTGAACTTACCCCGGAGAAGGTTCGTGAGATTATTAATGAATACATGAAAAAGTAA
- a CDS encoding (2Fe-2S) ferredoxin domain-containing protein — MTKVKSLADLKKMKETLQAKIDLREKGEAAENLVQIKVAMATCGIASGAKNVMDFLLEELEKRGINAVVTQTGCMGYCYAEPTIEVKLPNADPVVFGYVDTKKADEIIEKYIKNGELVDGIIPVNYESIDNK, encoded by the coding sequence ATGACAAAAGTAAAGTCGCTTGCCGATCTGAAAAAGATGAAGGAGACCCTGCAAGCCAAAATCGACCTTAGGGAAAAGGGCGAAGCTGCAGAGAACCTTGTTCAGATTAAGGTTGCTATGGCTACCTGCGGTATTGCTTCGGGAGCAAAAAATGTAATGGATTTTCTGCTTGAGGAACTGGAAAAGCGTGGAATAAACGCTGTTGTAACACAAACCGGTTGCATGGGTTACTGCTATGCCGAACCTACCATTGAGGTAAAATTACCCAATGCCGACCCTGTTGTTTTCGGCTATGTTGACACCAAAAAAGCCGATGAGATTATTGAGAAATACATTAAGAACGGTGAACTGGTTGATGGTATTATTCCCGTTAACTACGAGTCAATTGATAACAAATAA
- a CDS encoding NADH-ubiquinone oxidoreductase-F iron-sulfur binding region domain-containing protein, which translates to MSKYKMHLLICGGTGCKASSSDAIAEKLKLELAANNLQDEVQVIMTGCFGFCEKGPIVKVLPDNTFYTQVNPEDATEIVKEHVVKGRKVERLLYVDPTKKATIEDSKHMGFYRKQMRIALRNCGFINPENIDEYIAREGYQALGKVLTEYTPQQTIDIIKKSGLRGRGGGGFPTGLKWEIASKNHADQKYVVCNADEGDPGAFMDRSILEGDPHSVLEAMAICGYCIGATKGLIYIRAEYPLAIKRLKVAIDQAREYGLLGSEIFGTSFSFDIELRYGAGAFVCGEETALIHSMEGLRGEPSNKPPFPAQSGYMGKPTNVNNVETFANVPPIILKGADWYSSIGTEKSKGTKVFALAGKINNVGLIEVPMGITLREVIFEIGGGIKNGKKFKAVQTGGPSGGCLTEKHLDTPIDFDNLIAAGSMMGSGGMIVMDEDDCMVSVAKFYLDFTVEESCGKCSPCRIGNKRLYELLERITKGEGTMEDLERLRNLSQVIKDTSLCGLGQTSPNPVLSTLDNFYDEYVAHVVDKKCPSGQCKSLMQYVIDPEACVGCTACARNCPVNAISGERKKPHEINQSICIKCGACMEKCKFDAISIK; encoded by the coding sequence ATGTCAAAGTATAAAATGCACCTGCTAATTTGTGGAGGCACAGGTTGTAAAGCTTCCTCAAGCGATGCAATAGCAGAGAAACTAAAACTAGAGCTGGCAGCCAATAACCTACAGGACGAAGTTCAGGTTATTATGACCGGTTGCTTTGGTTTTTGTGAGAAAGGTCCAATTGTAAAAGTATTGCCCGATAATACATTTTACACACAGGTTAACCCTGAAGATGCCACCGAAATTGTAAAGGAGCATGTAGTAAAGGGTCGTAAGGTGGAGCGTTTGCTCTATGTTGATCCCACCAAGAAGGCTACCATTGAGGATTCCAAGCATATGGGTTTTTACCGCAAGCAAATGCGTATTGCGCTTCGCAACTGCGGATTCATTAACCCTGAAAATATTGATGAATATATTGCTCGTGAGGGTTATCAAGCATTAGGTAAAGTGCTTACTGAATATACCCCACAGCAAACTATTGATATTATCAAAAAATCTGGCTTGCGTGGTCGTGGAGGCGGGGGATTCCCAACCGGTTTAAAGTGGGAAATTGCCAGCAAAAACCATGCTGACCAAAAGTATGTAGTATGTAATGCCGACGAGGGCGACCCCGGTGCTTTCATGGACCGCTCAATTCTTGAAGGCGATCCACACTCAGTGCTGGAGGCCATGGCCATTTGCGGTTACTGTATTGGCGCCACAAAGGGTTTGATCTACATTCGTGCTGAATACCCACTTGCCATTAAACGCCTAAAGGTTGCCATCGATCAGGCTCGTGAGTATGGGTTGCTGGGAAGCGAAATCTTTGGAACCAGTTTTAGCTTCGATATCGAATTACGCTACGGAGCCGGCGCTTTTGTTTGTGGCGAGGAAACTGCCCTTATCCACTCCATGGAGGGCTTACGTGGTGAACCAAGCAACAAACCCCCATTCCCTGCACAAAGTGGTTACATGGGCAAGCCAACCAACGTGAATAACGTTGAAACCTTTGCAAACGTACCACCCATTATTTTGAAGGGTGCCGACTGGTACTCATCAATTGGTACCGAAAAGAGCAAGGGTACTAAGGTATTTGCGCTTGCAGGTAAAATCAACAACGTAGGACTTATTGAGGTTCCAATGGGTATCACACTGCGCGAGGTAATTTTTGAGATTGGTGGTGGTATCAAGAATGGAAAGAAGTTTAAGGCTGTTCAAACTGGTGGTCCTTCGGGCGGTTGCTTAACCGAGAAACACCTCGATACCCCAATTGATTTCGACAATCTGATTGCTGCAGGCTCAATGATGGGTTCGGGCGGTATGATTGTTATGGACGAGGACGACTGTATGGTATCGGTTGCCAAGTTCTACCTCGATTTCACCGTTGAGGAAAGCTGCGGAAAATGTTCTCCCTGCCGTATTGGTAACAAGCGTCTGTACGAGCTACTGGAACGCATTACCAAGGGCGAGGGTACCATGGAGGACCTAGAGCGTTTACGCAACCTATCGCAAGTAATTAAGGATACCTCGCTTTGCGGTTTAGGACAAACTTCGCCAAACCCCGTTCTATCAACCCTGGATAACTTCTACGATGAGTATGTGGCTCACGTGGTTGATAAGAAATGTCCATCGGGTCAGTGCAAATCGCTCATGCAGTATGTTATTGATCCAGAAGCTTGCGTGGGATGTACGGCTTGTGCCCGCAACTGCCCTGTAAATGCAATCAGTGGCGAACGCAAAAAACCACACGAGATTAACCAGTCAATCTGTATCAAGTGTGGTGCATGTATGGAGAAGTGTAAATTCGATGCTATCAGCATTAAATAA
- a CDS encoding NADH-ubiquinone oxidoreductase-F iron-sulfur binding region domain-containing protein — protein sequence MSNNFLRRVDLIFDKDCDFKQVLQSAYKRNNDEIINELLESGLKGRGGAGFPTALKWKFTSEQPDPEKYVVCNADEGEPGTFKDREILFQVPLKVFGGMAICAKVIGAKEGFIYLRGEYRFLLKELENQLEIFHSILNDLKIPFRIKIVMGSGAYICGEESALFESMEGDRGEPRNKPPYPTVSGFRKKPTVINNVETLVYSFMIFRYGARKFKELGTADSRGSKVFSVSGDTPKPGIYELELGMTVDQFVQEFGDGDTKAVQVGGASGFCVPRKKFKDTIIGFEGVPTGGSMMLFNSSRSMYNVLHNYLEFFEEESCGQCTPCRVGCQQLKLGIEAVKKGEKHANYLEQLQKLAQTMKITAKCGLGQSVANSFFSIVENFREEMIY from the coding sequence ATGTCAAACAACTTCTTACGTCGTGTCGATCTGATTTTCGATAAGGATTGCGACTTCAAACAGGTGTTACAGTCGGCCTATAAGCGCAACAACGATGAAATAATCAACGAACTCCTTGAGTCAGGACTCAAAGGTAGGGGTGGTGCTGGTTTCCCTACAGCCCTGAAGTGGAAATTCACCAGTGAACAACCCGACCCTGAAAAATATGTGGTTTGTAATGCCGACGAGGGCGAACCCGGAACTTTTAAGGATCGCGAAATACTATTCCAGGTTCCCCTAAAGGTTTTTGGCGGTATGGCCATTTGCGCCAAGGTAATTGGCGCCAAGGAAGGTTTTATCTACCTCCGTGGTGAGTACCGTTTCTTGCTAAAGGAACTTGAAAATCAGCTTGAGATTTTCCACTCCATACTCAATGATCTTAAAATCCCCTTCCGCATAAAAATTGTTATGGGAAGCGGCGCTTACATCTGTGGCGAGGAAAGCGCTTTGTTCGAGTCAATGGAAGGCGACCGCGGCGAACCCCGCAATAAGCCTCCCTACCCAACCGTTTCCGGTTTCCGCAAGAAACCTACCGTTATTAACAACGTTGAAACGTTGGTTTACTCTTTCATGATATTCCGCTACGGTGCTCGCAAGTTTAAAGAACTTGGTACTGCCGATTCTCGCGGTTCAAAGGTGTTCTCCGTTTCAGGCGATACCCCAAAACCCGGTATTTATGAGCTGGAACTTGGTATGACAGTTGACCAGTTTGTTCAGGAGTTTGGCGATGGCGACACCAAGGCAGTTCAGGTTGGGGGTGCTTCAGGTTTTTGCGTTCCCCGCAAAAAGTTCAAGGATACCATTATTGGTTTCGAAGGAGTCCCCACTGGCGGTTCAATGATGCTTTTCAATAGCTCACGTTCAATGTACAACGTACTGCATAACTACCTCGAATTCTTTGAGGAGGAATCATGTGGACAGTGTACCCCCTGCCGCGTGGGTTGCCAGCAGCTTAAGCTGGGTATCGAGGCGGTTAAGAAGGGCGAAAAGCATGCTAACTACCTGGAACAGCTTCAGAAACTTGCTCAAACCATGAAAATAACCGCAAAGTGCGGTTTAGGCCAAAGCGTGGCTAACTCCTTCTTCTCAATTGTTGAGAACTTTAGGGAAGAAATGATTTACTAA
- a CDS encoding ATP-binding protein — protein sequence MKDLSLHILDIVQNSVVAGAKVIQIIIEINTANDYIEFTVKDNGKGMEQEFLKRVVDPFTTTRTTRKVGLGIPLLKQNAELTGGTFSIDSEPGVGTALKARFVRSHIDCLPLGDLGGTIALLLCSYPDIEFKVSVVVDTTEFSVSTSELRQALDGVPLNEPSVYPLVKEYIYSNLDELQITNLS from the coding sequence ATGAAGGACTTATCGCTTCACATCCTTGATATTGTTCAGAACTCGGTTGTTGCCGGCGCCAAAGTGATACAAATCATCATTGAAATTAACACCGCAAATGATTATATTGAGTTCACTGTCAAGGATAATGGCAAGGGTATGGAGCAAGAATTTTTGAAGCGGGTAGTAGACCCCTTTACCACAACCCGAACAACCCGTAAGGTGGGCTTAGGAATCCCATTGCTAAAGCAGAATGCTGAGCTTACCGGAGGAACATTCAGTATCGATTCAGAACCGGGAGTAGGCACTGCTCTTAAAGCGCGTTTCGTTAGGTCACACATCGATTGTTTACCTTTAGGCGATTTGGGCGGCACCATTGCGCTGCTCCTTTGTTCCTACCCTGATATTGAGTTCAAGGTAAGCGTGGTTGTTGATACAACCGAATTTTCGGTATCTACATCGGAGTTACGCCAAGCGCTTGATGGGGTTCCGTTGAACGAGCCATCGGTTTACCCGCTGGTTAAGGAGTATATCTATTCGAATTTAGACGAATTACAAATAACGAATTTAAGCTGA
- a CDS encoding serine kinase: MTVKDIVDALNLKVYSGEAGLNKEVVGGYTSDLLSDVMGNAPAGSVWITLQTHVNVMAVATLKDISAVILVKGLKPEANTMAQSNNEAIPVLGTNLQAFEISGQLYNLINKK; this comes from the coding sequence ATGACGGTAAAAGATATAGTTGATGCACTAAACCTGAAGGTTTACTCCGGTGAGGCCGGTTTAAACAAGGAGGTAGTTGGAGGGTATACATCCGATTTGCTGAGCGACGTTATGGGAAATGCCCCTGCCGGTTCCGTATGGATTACGCTTCAAACTCATGTTAATGTAATGGCCGTTGCCACGCTTAAAGATATTTCGGCCGTTATTCTTGTCAAGGGTCTTAAGCCTGAGGCTAACACCATGGCACAGAGTAACAACGAGGCTATTCCAGTCCTGGGAACCAACCTGCAAGCCTTTGAGATAAGCGGCCAGCTGTATAATCTTATCAACAAAAAATGA
- a CDS encoding [Fe-Fe] hydrogenase large subunit C-terminal domain-containing protein, with translation MADLEFYHALKILPDVCIGCSHCMRACPTEALRVVNGKAKLINNRCIDCGECYRVCPTHAITVQQDDFSKIFSYKHRIALIPSVLLGQFSKEISHDDVAQALLSLGFTSIVEVEDSVEYLIGKLNSYIASTEVKPVISSFCPAIVRLIQVKFPSLVENIALVRPPLDLTATYIKTSLLEQGVPEKEIGIFYITPCAAKIVAVRHPEGEEKSEIDGIINMDFIYNRILREIKGKLPAGNEPKIISELSPRSYSWALTNGEASCIDGRCLAIDGIWNVIEFLEKVENDEIQDVDYLELRACDESCAGGILAPGNRFLAAELIRQNASKVSVWSINKTNDKIVKYDASISGRTTLSPLSPRSMLKLDEDMAKAMLKMQRVNQLMCFLPGIDCGVCGAPSCVALAEDVAQGSASVSQCVFLQKIMEQNKLDPEHSFRIMKRIWGENRFRKDCDKPIRNK, from the coding sequence GTGGCTGATTTGGAATTCTACCATGCGTTAAAAATTCTTCCCGATGTGTGCATCGGCTGCTCGCACTGTATGAGAGCCTGCCCAACCGAGGCCTTGAGGGTTGTAAACGGAAAAGCCAAGCTAATTAACAACCGCTGTATCGACTGCGGTGAGTGTTACAGGGTTTGCCCAACCCATGCCATTACGGTTCAACAGGACGATTTCAGTAAAATTTTTTCGTATAAACACCGCATTGCCCTTATTCCTTCCGTTCTACTAGGGCAGTTTTCAAAGGAGATATCACACGATGATGTTGCGCAAGCCTTACTGAGCCTTGGCTTTACATCCATTGTTGAGGTGGAGGATTCCGTGGAATATTTAATTGGCAAGCTGAACAGCTACATTGCTTCAACCGAGGTTAAACCGGTAATATCATCATTTTGCCCGGCAATAGTCCGGCTAATTCAGGTTAAGTTTCCCTCGCTTGTTGAGAATATCGCTCTGGTCAGACCACCATTGGACCTTACCGCAACATATATAAAGACAAGCCTTTTGGAGCAAGGTGTTCCTGAAAAAGAAATTGGAATATTCTACATTACCCCTTGTGCTGCCAAAATTGTTGCTGTACGACATCCCGAGGGAGAAGAAAAGTCGGAGATAGATGGGATTATCAACATGGATTTTATCTATAACCGAATTCTGCGTGAGATAAAAGGTAAATTACCTGCGGGAAATGAGCCAAAAATCATTTCGGAGCTTAGCCCCCGGAGTTACTCTTGGGCATTAACCAACGGCGAAGCATCGTGTATCGATGGCCGATGCCTGGCTATTGATGGAATATGGAATGTTATTGAGTTTCTGGAGAAGGTGGAGAACGATGAAATTCAAGATGTGGATTACCTTGAGCTCCGCGCATGCGATGAGAGCTGTGCGGGAGGTATCCTTGCGCCGGGGAATCGGTTTTTAGCCGCCGAGCTAATTCGCCAAAACGCAAGTAAGGTATCGGTTTGGAGTATCAATAAAACCAACGATAAGATAGTAAAATACGATGCTAGCATTAGCGGAAGAACTACGCTGAGCCCGCTTAGCCCAAGGTCGATGCTAAAGCTCGATGAGGATATGGCAAAGGCCATGCTTAAGATGCAGCGTGTTAACCAGCTGATGTGCTTCCTACCCGGTATCGACTGCGGGGTTTGCGGCGCCCCTTCGTGCGTTGCGCTTGCCGAGGATGTTGCGCAGGGTAGCGCATCGGTTTCGCAATGCGTTTTCCTCCAAAAAATCATGGAGCAAAACAAGCTCGACCCTGAACACTCGTTCCGGATCATGAAAAGAATTTGGGGTGAGAACCGGTTCCGCAAGGATTGCGACAAACCCATCAGGAACAAGTAA
- a CDS encoding ATP-binding protein — protein sequence MHFEYRVQGGDFVRAGQASSQVKKILKQLNVSPNIIKRVVVALYEGEVNIVAHAFQGKIYVDIETDKIRVVLDDVGPGIPDIDLAMKPGYSTASPIVREMGFGAGMGLPNIKENTDKMKIASVVGVGTRLEFEVNLKE from the coding sequence ATGCACTTTGAGTACAGGGTTCAGGGAGGCGATTTTGTTAGGGCTGGGCAAGCATCGAGCCAGGTGAAAAAGATTTTAAAGCAGCTCAATGTTTCCCCTAACATTATTAAAAGGGTGGTGGTTGCCCTGTACGAGGGGGAGGTTAACATTGTTGCTCATGCCTTTCAGGGTAAAATATATGTTGATATTGAGACCGATAAGATTCGTGTAGTGCTTGATGATGTTGGACCAGGAATCCCCGATATTGATTTGGCCATGAAACCCGGATACTCTACCGCATCGCCAATTGTAAGGGAAATGGGTTTTGGAGCAGGTATGGGACTTCCAAACATCAAAGAGAATACCGATAAAATGAAGATTGCTAGCGTTGTTGGCGTAGGAACACGGTTGGAGTTTGAGGTTAACCTTAAGGAGTAG
- a CDS encoding DRTGG domain-containing protein has protein sequence MKIGELARLVDGNVVCGHAMLDREIEYAFASDLMSDVLTVRADKLLLITGLANMQAVRTAEMADIPAIVFVRNKTISEDMIQLAEDNGIVLIESPFTMFRAAGILYSKGVKPVY, from the coding sequence ATGAAAATAGGGGAATTAGCCCGGCTGGTTGATGGTAATGTGGTTTGCGGCCACGCTATGCTCGACAGGGAAATTGAGTATGCTTTTGCCTCGGACCTGATGAGCGATGTGCTTACTGTCCGCGCTGACAAATTGTTGCTAATTACAGGTTTGGCCAACATGCAGGCGGTTAGAACCGCCGAGATGGCCGATATACCTGCAATTGTGTTTGTTCGCAATAAAACCATTAGCGAGGATATGATTCAGCTGGCCGAGGATAATGGCATTGTTCTTATCGAAAGCCCTTTCACCATGTTCAGGGCTGCCGGCATTCTTTACAGTAAGGGTGTAAAACCGGTTTATTAA
- a CDS encoding PHP domain-containing protein, with the protein MIVKADLHIHSVLSPCADLEMSPVNIVMRAAEMGLKLIAVTDHNSTLHGPLIRTLAEQHGIYCLYGAEVNTREEIHCLCLVDTEDQRQSLQAFIEQNITRIPNNPDIFGYQVVVNEHDEIVQEIDYLLHAALVKGIDEVAGFVHGIGGVFIPAHVDRPKYSVTSQLGFVPPSLSYDALEISRNTTVDAFKRNNPIKPNTQFIRNSDSHFPNQIGTSFTEYNLESLSFKCFKDSILNTGSSTVLPVI; encoded by the coding sequence ATGATAGTTAAGGCCGATTTACATATTCACTCGGTTCTATCGCCATGTGCCGACCTGGAAATGAGCCCGGTGAATATTGTAATGCGAGCCGCTGAAATGGGGCTGAAACTTATTGCGGTTACCGATCATAACAGCACCCTCCATGGCCCTCTAATACGAACCCTGGCTGAACAGCATGGCATTTACTGCCTATACGGTGCCGAGGTTAATACCCGTGAAGAAATACACTGCCTTTGCCTGGTCGATACTGAGGATCAGCGCCAGTCGCTGCAGGCATTCATAGAGCAAAACATAACCCGAATCCCTAACAACCCCGATATTTTTGGCTATCAGGTAGTGGTAAATGAGCACGACGAAATAGTTCAGGAGATTGACTACCTCCTTCATGCAGCCCTGGTGAAAGGTATCGATGAGGTTGCCGGGTTTGTTCATGGGATAGGTGGGGTTTTTATTCCGGCACATGTTGATAGGCCTAAGTATAGTGTTACCAGCCAGCTTGGCTTTGTGCCGCCATCGCTAAGTTACGATGCACTTGAGATTTCAAGAAATACCACGGTGGATGCTTTCAAGCGAAACAACCCCATAAAACCCAACACGCAATTCATCCGAAATTCCGACTCGCATTTTCCTAACCAAATAGGAACTTCCTTTACAGAGTATAATCTGGAAAGTTTATCGTTTAAGTGTTTTAAGGATTCCATACTAAACACAGGCAGTTCAACGGTATTGCCTGTGATATAG
- a CDS encoding NADH-dependent [FeFe] hydrogenase, group A6, which yields MMAKQINLIIDGMPVTVDEGTTILQAAKKLNIHIPTLCYHDDLCVAGNCRVCVVEMKGSRTLPASCAMPVAEGMEISTNTIKVRTARKHIIDLLLSEHNAKCTTCYKNGNCELQDLAAEYKISEPMFIDLVPHKNYQMDAYSPSIIKDDSKCIRCQRCVRTCEELQHVSALGVAYKGDKMKISTFYENPMFEVVCTNCGQCVNRCPTGALIERNYVDEVWQAIFDEDKHVVVQTAPAVRVALGEALGMEPGEIVTGKMVTALKRLGFDSVLDTDFSADLTIMEEGFELLGRLKKALVDKDPSVKLPMATSCSPGWIKFIEHTYPEYLDNLSTCKSPQQMFGALAKTYYAQKRNIDPAKIVSVSIMPCTAKKFEADRPEMRSSGFKDVDYVLTTRELAIMIKQAGIEFSTLPESHYDSIMGASTGAAVIFGATGGVMEAALRTAYEVVTGREVPFNGLNITPVRGMEGVREAAIKIEGTKPEWKFLEGAELKTVVAHGLTNAKKVMDAVRDGKGSWHFIEIMACPGGCIGGGGQPIPTNEEIRKKRAEAIYREDAGMPIRKSHENPEVIAIYKEFLHEPNSHKSHELLHTHYKERQRY from the coding sequence ATTATGGCAAAACAGATAAACCTTATAATTGATGGCATGCCCGTTACCGTGGATGAGGGAACAACTATACTGCAGGCTGCCAAAAAGTTGAATATCCATATTCCAACACTCTGCTACCACGACGACCTTTGCGTTGCTGGTAACTGCCGTGTGTGTGTTGTTGAAATGAAAGGATCGCGTACTCTTCCTGCTTCGTGTGCAATGCCTGTTGCTGAGGGTATGGAGATCAGCACCAACACTATTAAAGTTCGTACTGCTCGTAAGCATATTATTGATTTACTGCTCTCAGAGCATAATGCTAAATGTACCACCTGCTATAAAAACGGGAACTGTGAGCTGCAGGATTTAGCAGCAGAGTACAAGATTTCCGAGCCTATGTTTATCGATCTTGTTCCCCACAAGAACTACCAGATGGATGCTTACTCCCCTTCAATTATTAAGGACGATAGCAAGTGTATCCGCTGCCAGCGCTGCGTTCGTACATGCGAGGAGTTGCAGCACGTTAGCGCCTTAGGTGTAGCTTACAAGGGCGACAAGATGAAGATTTCAACTTTCTATGAGAATCCTATGTTCGAGGTGGTTTGTACCAACTGCGGACAGTGCGTTAACCGTTGCCCAACCGGTGCGCTTATTGAACGCAACTACGTTGATGAGGTATGGCAAGCCATTTTCGATGAAGACAAGCATGTGGTTGTTCAAACTGCTCCTGCAGTTAGGGTTGCCCTTGGCGAGGCACTGGGAATGGAGCCTGGCGAGATAGTTACCGGCAAAATGGTTACCGCCCTCAAACGCCTTGGTTTCGATTCAGTTCTCGACACCGATTTCTCAGCCGACTTAACCATCATGGAGGAGGGCTTTGAATTGCTTGGTAGGCTGAAGAAGGCTTTGGTTGATAAAGATCCTTCAGTTAAGCTCCCAATGGCTACCAGCTGCTCACCCGGTTGGATAAAGTTCATTGAGCATACCTACCCCGAGTATCTCGATAATCTTTCAACCTGCAAGTCGCCACAGCAGATGTTTGGCGCGCTAGCCAAGACATACTATGCTCAAAAAAGGAATATTGATCCGGCTAAGATTGTATCAGTTTCAATAATGCCTTGTACGGCCAAGAAATTTGAGGCCGATAGGCCTGAGATGCGCTCAAGCGGTTTCAAGGATGTTGATTATGTACTCACCACCCGCGAGCTTGCCATTATGATTAAGCAGGCAGGTATTGAGTTTAGCACACTACCCGAATCACACTACGATAGCATAATGGGTGCTTCAACCGGTGCTGCAGTAATATTTGGTGCTACCGGTGGTGTTATGGAGGCAGCCCTACGTACCGCTTACGAGGTGGTTACTGGTCGCGAGGTGCCTTTCAACGGGCTAAACATCACCCCGGTTCGTGGTATGGAAGGCGTTCGTGAGGCAGCCATTAAGATTGAGGGCACCAAACCCGAGTGGAAGTTCCTGGAAGGCGCTGAGCTAAAAACCGTTGTTGCTCACGGTCTTACCAATGCCAAGAAGGTTATGGATGCCGTTCGCGATGGCAAGGGTAGCTGGCACTTCATTGAGATTATGGCCTGCCCCGGTGGATGTATTGGTGGCGGTGGTCAGCCTATACCTACCAACGAGGAAATCCGTAAGAAACGTGCCGAGGCTATTTATCGCGAGGATGCCGGAATGCCTATACGTAAATCGCACGAGAACCCTGAGGTTATTGCTATTTACAAGGAGTTCCTCCATGAACCCAATAGCCATAAGTCGCACGAACTACTACATACTCATTACAAGGAGCGTCAACGCTACTAG